The Hydrogenobacter sp. T-2 region GTGGAACTTCACACGGGGAGGTATGCAAACCTTTTCAACTCACACAAAATTGAGGAAGCAAAGAAGGAGATACAAAGACTAAAAGAATCCAGTCTAAAGGCAAGGTCTCTGGGCTTAAGAGTTTACGCAGGGCATGGGCTTACATACAAGAACACCTCTCTTCTTGTGGAGTCTTTGAGAGGTGTGGTGGAAGAGTTAAACGTAGGTCATTCTATAATCTCCAACGCACTTCTATGGGGTATAGAAAGGGCTGTCAAGGAGTTCTTGCAACTTCTAAAAAAGTAGCTATATTTACACATTATGGCAGAGAGGGAAGAGCTAAAAGAAGAGAGCCTTGAGGAGCAAGTGGAAGAACTCAGAAAGGACATGTTCAAGCTCTTTGAGGTTTTACTTCCTCCCAAGGAGGTTAGAAGAGAAGTTATGAAAAACCTTTACACTATGGAGCTTTCCTTTTGGAAGATAATCAAGACCATAGTAGACTACGAAGTGCAGAGGCTTGAAAGCAGAGTGGAAGGAAGGGAGAAAAAGGAAAAGGTGAAAAGGATACAGGTGGAGTAAAATATTCTCGTGCTTAGAGATATTGGTCTTATATTCCTTGCTTTTAGGGTTTTGCTTTTTGCCTTCTTTCTTGGGCTATCTATTGATAAGTCTCCGTGGGAGCAAGCTATCATAATTATACCTGCTGGTGTCTACTTATCTCTTGGTATACATATGTTTCTCTATCCAGGCAAGCTAAAGCTATTTAAAAGCTATGGAGACCTTGTTTTTCTACCTTTGCTTACACTTCTCTCTGATCATAAAGAAGCAATACTCGCCCTTACCGCACCAATAGCTCTCTACACTAGCAGAAACGTCTTTAGAGGTATGCTTTTCCTTTGGCTTTTCATAGGCTTAGGCTTTTATTACTATGGTGTCTGGGGATTTGTTCTTTTGCCAGTCTCCCTTACCCTTTTTATGGCATCCTTGCATCCAGACCTTGTGGAAGCTCTGAGAAAGGAGAGGCTCTACGTAAGAAACTTAAGAAAGTCCTACTCTAAACTAACAAGCGAATACGCAAGATTGGAAAAGGGTTCTCAAAATGCCTTTAGAGAGGGACTGCTTCTTGACCAGCTTATCCAAAGCAAGGATATTTACGAGTATCTAAGAAATTTAAAAGAGACATATGAATTGAAAATGGTAAGCATAACACCTTCCAAGGGGGAATTTATGAAAAAGCCAGTGGTTGACGTGGATAATCAACGTTTTTGTGTTCCTGTAAGGCTTGAGAGGGGAGAGGTTAATGTGTGCTTTTATGTAAATAGTCCTATGCAATTCTACGATAAGGAGTTAATGAAAACCCTTGAAAGGGCAGGAAAGCTTATAAATTTATACATAGAAGGTCTTGAAGAAAGACCTCAGACAAAAGTTATAGCGGTGTGAGGTGATAACATGGAGGTTCTAGAGGAAAAGGAAGAGGTTCTTGACCTTACAGGGCTCATGTGCCCTTTGCCTGTGGTGATGACTTCAGAAAAAATGAGGAAGCTAAAGGAAGGTCAAAAACTCATTGTTATATCCACAGACCCAGGCTTTGAAAGGGATATACTAAGCTGGTGCGGTCAGACGGGTAATGAGCTTGTAAGTCTCAAGAAGGAAGATGGCAAAGTGGTTGCGGTCTTAAGAAAAGGCTCTCAAGCCATAGAACCCTCTCTATGGTATTGGGTCAAGTTCCACTCTCTTGGAGTAAAGCTCCATGTAAGGCACATCCTCATGAGCTTAAATCCTTTTATCAAAAAACCTGACCACTTTATAACCTTTACCGCCATATCGGAAGGCACAAGGGCGGAGAAGTTTCTAAAGGGCAGAGCCAAGCTCATACCCATACCCGATGAGATTGACCCAAGATGCGGTGTGGTGCTTGCGGTTCATGGCTACAAGGAGGCAAAGGAGATATACGACCAACTACAAAAAGAAGGCTTTGGTGTAGAGGCTATATACAAGAAGGAAGGTAAGGAATACAGGAGGGTCTATCCATAGGAGTTTTGGAAAGAATAGTTGAGAACAAGAAGACTGAGATAAGGAAAGACCCAGACTACATAAAGGCTTTGGAGGAAAGGGTAAGCCTTAGGGACTCCTTCTTTTCCTTTGAGAAGGCTCTTTGCTCCTGTAGGACAAGGATAATAGCGGAGGTCAAAAGGGCTTCGCCTTCCGAAGGCAGAATAAAAGACATATCCGCGGTGGAACAAGCCAAACTATACGAAAAAGCCGGCGCGGTAGCCATATCTGTGCTTACAGATAAGAAGTTCTTTAAGGGCTCTCTTGAGGACTTGTATGAAGTCAGACAGATAGTAAACCTTCCCTTGCTTAGAAAGGACTTTATCCTTGACCCTGTGCAGGTTCTTGAAGCAAAGGCTTATGGTGCGGATATAGTGCTTCTAATAGTTAGGATTTTAGAGGATGGGCTACTGAGAGACCTCTTGGAATACTCCAAAAAACTGGGACTTTCTCCTCTTGTAGAGGTCTTTAGCCTTGAGGAAGCGGAAAGGGCTCTAAAAGTTGGTGCTTACATAATAGGCATAAACAACAGAGACCTTGACACCCTTAAGGTAGACATAAGCCTTTCTGAAAGGCTTGCACCAAAGATAAAGGAGATGGGAGCAAGGTTTGTGATAGCGGAGAGCGGTATAGAAAACCGTGAGCAGGTTCTAAGGCTTGAGAACTCGGGAGTTGACGCTTTTCTTGTGGGGACGAGCCTTATGAAAAGCCAAGACCCTATAAAAAAGCTAAGAGAATTAATGGGTTATAATTTCTAAAAGGAGGTAGTCCCGTGAAAAACACCCTTGACCTAAACCTCATGGAAGAATTATCAAACCTTGAATACTTTATTGTCAAAGCTCCAGTCAATACTCAAGAATTTTGGAAGGAATGGCAGGAGAAGTATTCAAGAGCCTTTGTGTCAAGAATAGCAATAAAGAAGCTCTTAAGGACAAGAAAACTGAGCTATGAAGATATAAAAAGATACAAGGCACTCCTTGAGGTTTACGAGGATATAGTCTTTTACCTTGAGAACATCAAAAGACTTGCTTTGAATTTGAGAGGCATCTTTGAAACAAACGGAAGCCCTGAGTTTGATGACGAAGATATAGACTTTGACTTTTAGGAGGTGGAGCTATGCCATTTAGAAAGAAAACACTTAGGGATGTGGAGCTAAAGGGTAAAAGGGTTTTAGTAAGGGTGGATTTTAATGTGCCTATGGACGAGCTTGGGAACATAGAAGATGATACGAGAATAAGGGCAAGCCTGCCAACCATTGAGTATCTGCTGGACGCAAAAGCGAAGATAATTCTTATGTCTCATCTTGGAAGACCAAAGGGAAGAGATGAAAAGTTTAGCCTTGCACCTGTGGCAAAGAGGCTCTCAAGATATCTCAACCGAGATGTTAAACTCCTTCCTGACTGTGTAGGTGAAGAGGTGGAAAAAGAGGTTATGAGCATGCAAGAGGGGGATGTGGTGCTTTTGGAAAACTTGAGGTTTCACGAAGGAGAAAGTAAAGGGCAGGAGGAGTTTGCCAAAAGTCTGGCAAAACTTGGAGAGGTCTATGTGAGCGACGCCTTTGGCACCTGCCACAGAAAGCATGCTTCTGTATACCTTGTTCCACAGATTCTAAAACCTGCGGTGATGGGCTTTTTACTTGAAAAGGAGATAAGCTACTTTGAGAAGGCTATGGTAAACCCACAAAGACCTGTGGTTGCCATAATAGGGGGTGCAAAGGTCTCCTCAAAGCTGGGAATTATAAAGAATCTTCTCAAAAGGGTGGACAAGCTCTTTATAGGTGGTGCTATGGCTTTTACCTTTATAAAGGCTATGGGCTACAAGGTGGGGAACTCTCTTGTGGAGGACGATCTAATTCCAACCGCAAAGGACATTTTAGAGGTCGCTCAAAAGCTGGATGTGAGGCTCTATCTTCCTGTAGACTTTGTCATAGGCAGAGAGGTTTCAGACAATACACCCACAAGGGTAGTCCCATGGCAAGAAATACCAGAGGGTTGGATGGGTCTTGACATAGGTCCTGTCTCTGTAGCTCTTTTGAGGGAGATAGTGTCGGACGCTCAGACCATAGTGTGGAACGGACCCATGGGTGTGTTTGAGCTTGATAGGTTCAAAGATGGCACCTATGAGACCGCAAAACTCCTTGCTCAATCTCCCGCTCTTACCATAGCAGGTGGAGGAGATACAGACCATGCCATACACAGAGCTGGAGTGTATAACGCCATAGACTTTGTCTCCACAGGTGGTGGTGCCTTTTTGGAGCTCTTAGAGGGCAACAGCCTTCCTTGTATAGAAGTGTTGGACGATGCGTGAGCTTGAGCTTTTCCTAAGGGTCGCAAAAGAGGCAAGCCTTTTGGGAGGACAAGTCCTAAAGGAGTTTTACAGAAAAGAAGACAACCTTGTAATGGAAAAGGGGGAAAAGGACATATACAGCCTTGCGGACAAGCTATCGGAAGAAAGGATTAGAGAACACATACAAAAACACCTACCAGACCACAAGATAGTAGGAGAAGAAGAGGGAGGCTCTGCGGACGGTGAATATGTGTGGTATATAGACCCTCTTGATGGGACAAAGAACTACATAGCAGGCTTTCCAATTTTCGGAACTTCTGTGGGGCTTTTATACAGAGGAGAGCCTATTGTAGGAGCGGTATACTTACCTGCCTTTGACAGCCTCTACTGGGCTCTAAAGGGGGGTGGTGCCTTCAAAAATGGAAAGCCTATAAGGATAAGGCAAAAGGCTCAGCTCAAGCAGTGCTATGTTGCCTATGGTTATCCCTCAAGGGCAAAAAGGAACTTGAATTCTTATTGGAACATATTCAGAGAGGTCTTTGACAAGGTAGGTGCAATGAGAAGACCCGGCGCTGCAGCGGTAGACCTTTGCTTTCTTGCAGAGGGTGTCTTTGATGGGTTGTTAGAATTTGAGCTAAACCCATGGGATGTGGTTGCCGGCTCTCTTATAGCCAAAGAGGCAGGTGCCAAAGTGGCACTAACCAAAGGCTTCTCTATGGGAACGGATGTTTATGCGGGGAACGACCTATGCTTTCCCTTTATACAGGGAGTGCTTAAATTAAACCTCGAGGAGTTTCATGAGCTTAGCCTATAAGTATAGACCACACTATACGGTGGAAGATTATCTTAGATGGCAAGGGGACTGGGAGTTAATAGAGGGCATTCCATATGCTATGGCTTCGCCAAGACCTATAAACCAATACCTTCTTAACGAACTTGGTGCTTTTTTAAGGAATGTTTTTTTGCAGGAAGAATGTAGCACTTGCAAAGTTTACGTGGAGCTTGATTGGTATGTATCCTTTGACACGGTCATAAGACCAGACTTAATGGTATTGTGTGGAGAAATTCCAGAGAGGGTGGAAAGCCCGCCACAGATGGTGGTGGAGATAGTTTCTCCAAGTAGTAGGCAGATGGATGAAGGTCTTAAGTTTGAGCTGTGTGAGATGCAAGGCGTGAAATACTTTGTCCTTGTTTATCCTGATGAGAAGATGGTAAAGGTCTTTGAGTTTGTGGATGGGAAATACAGAGAAAAGTTAGATAGGGTTTTTAAACTAGATGGATGTGAAGTGAGTGTAGACTTCTTAGAGCTTTTTAGTAATTTTGAAGGGAGGAGATGAAGATGAAATTCCTTGCACCAGTTGACTTTACGGAGATAACAAACCCGCTTATTAGAGTAGTGAAACTCTTTGCCCAAGCCCACAATGCCAAGGTCCATCTTCTTCATACAGTGTCTCCCGTGCTTTACCTTCCCTATCCAGAGAGCTTTGGTATGAGCACAGTAGACCTTGAGCTACTGGCAGAGCTTCAGGAGAGAAAGAAGGAAGAGGCAAAGGAGAGGTTAAAAGGTCTCGTGGAATTTTTAAAGCCTCTGGAAGTGGAAATTCTCGTAGAAATAGGAGAGCCTGCGGAGGTGGTGTTAGAGAAAGAAGAGGCATACGACCTTGTCTTTATGGGAAGTCACAAAAAGGGTCTTGTGGAAAGGATATTAGTTGGCTCAACAACAGAAAAGGTTGTGAAGTATTCAAAAAAGCCTGTTTTTGTGCTAAAGGGAAAGGAACCAGAGGGTATAAAAAAGGTCCTTATAGGATATGACCTCTCGGAGCATGCAAAAAAAGCCCTTGAATTTGCTGTAAACCTACTAAAGCCCTTTTCTCCTCATATAGTTCTTCTACATGTGGAAGAAACTATTGAACTGCCACTCGTTGAAGGAATAAGGGATGTTCTAAGTGAAAAATACAGGGAAGAAAAGTTAAAACATATTGAAAAAATTAAGGACTGGCTTAGAGAATCCGGCTTTACAGCCTCAGCCTATATACTTGAGGATAGGTCTCCTGCAGATGGTATAAGGAACTTTTTGAAGGAAGACCCAGACATAGACATAGTGGTATTGGGAAGTAGAGGTCTTTCTGGCTTAAAGAGGGTGCTTCTTGGAAGCACATCCTCGGAGCTTCTGAGGTCTTTGGAAGTTTCTCTTATTATACATAGGAGTTTAGAATGAGAGTGCTTTTTTTCCTTTTGCTCTTTGGTGTATCCTTAGCTTACAATCCATACACCGATTATGTTTTCTGCAGGCTCTATCAAGAGAAAGAACCACTCAAAGCTGAAAGCTATTGCCTGAGAGCCCTTGGAAGAGCACCAACGCCATCCTTGTATGTGGACGTTGTGAGGTTAGCCCTTCAGCTGAAAAAAAACGATATGGCACTCAAGGTTGCCAACGAGTTTAAGTCAAAGTATCCTAATATGCCTGACCCATATCTTCTGCTCCATAGTGTATACAGTATAAGAAGAGAAGGAGAAAAAGCCTTGAGAGCCCTTGAGGATGGATATTCAAAGAACCCAGAGTCAAGGGAGATAATGGTCTTTTTAGCGGAGGAATATCTTAGAAGAGGACATATCCCAAAGGCTCACAGTGTGCTTACAAGGCTGGCAGAGGTCAGTCCAGAAAACCCTCTACCCTATTTTATGCTTGCAAGAATTGCCCTTTCTGAGGGTAAACAGCAAGAAGCCATAGAATACCTTGAGAAATCTCTAAAGGTAAGAGGAGACTTTGAAGCTGGCTTTATAACCCTTGGAAGCATATACGAACAGCGAGGAGAATACTCAAGGGCGGAGAGCTTATACAAGGACATACTCAAACAAGACCCAACCAACAGAAGTGCCTTAGAAAGGCTTGCAAACATATATGCAATAACAGGCAGATATGAAGAAGCAAAGGATGTTTACCAAAGGCTGGCAGAAGTTTATCCCGACGGCGATTATCTGTATCAGTATGCCCTTATCCTTATAAGGTCTGGAGATACAAAAAAGGCTAAAGAACTTTTAGAGAATCTGTATAGGGAAAACCCAGATAATCCAGACGTGGCTTATAGCTATGCACTCCTTCTTGAGTTTGAAAAGGAAACTGACAAAGCTCTTGAAATATATCTTAACCTTCAGCAAAAGGTAGGCAACAACCCAAAGATCCTTGAGAGACTGGCAGTTATATACATAGATAGGAAAGAATACCAAAAAGCAGAAGACTTACTCAAAAAGGCTCTTGCGGTAGACCCAAACAGTTATCAGCTAAACCTTATTACGGGAAGCCTTTACAGTGAGAAGGAAGAACTTGAGGAGGCTCTTAAATACGTAAACAAAGCAGTGGAAATAAACCCGAGAGATTACAGAGGTTATTTCCTAAGAGCAATAATCTACGACAAATTGGGCAAGATACTGTCTGCGGAAGAAGACCTCAAAAAAGCTCTTGAGCTAAACCCCGATGACCCAGAGCTTTTGAACCATCTTGGATACTCTCTTCTCCTTTGGTATGAAGGTGCAAGATTGGATGAAGCGGAAAAGCTCATAACAAGAGCTCTTGAAAAGGACCCAGAAAACCCCGCATATATAGACAGTATGGCGTGGGTTTTGTATTACCGTGGAGATTACATAAAGGCTAAGGAGCTTCTTCTCAAGGCTCTTGAAAAGGAAAAGGAAGACCCTGTGCTATACGAGCATATGGGAGATGTCCTCCTCAAGTTAGGAAAGGAGGAGGAAGCACAGGAATATTACAAAAAAGCCTATAACCTGCTTATGCAAGGTAAAAGAGGAGAACCAAACCAAAAGGAAAGGCTAAAGGGTAAGATAAAAGTCCAATGATATTTAGTTGGTTTTTTTGGAGGGTTTTTAGACTTGCTTTGATTATCAGCCTTTTATTTACTTTTTTATTTCTCATATTCCAGATAATCAGACTTGACCAAATACTGTTTCAACTGCCCTTGAGAGACTCTTTGCCTTTTCTTTTGTTATGGTTTTTGTTTTATTTCTCTTACATGCTTCCAACCGCACTATTTATAGCTTTTGCCTTCCAGCTTTTTGAATTAAAAGAAAGCAAAAAACTCCATGTTATACAGTCCTTCGGAATAAGACCTATTAATCTGTATACAAGAAGCATTTTTATGCTACTTCCTGTTATTTTTGCCCTTTCCTTTGTGTTTAGCAAACTAAACGAAGAGGATATTGGTTTTGTAAGGAGACATCTTACGCTAAAATACTACGCTATTCTATTAACTTCCGTTCCTTCAAAGAGCTTTCACACCTTCGGACAGTTCACCTTATATGTGGAAAGGAGAGATGGAAACATCCTTGAAGGTATATTTTTCAAGTTTAATGAGGGCGTGGTTGTGGCAAAGAAAGCAAGAGTGGAAGCGGGAACACTCACCTTTGAGGATGGTTCACTTCTTACCCAAAGGGAAGGAAAGACTTTTGCTACAGATTTCAAAGTCTACAAACTGAGCCTTAATAGGATAGTTGGTGACGACAAGAAAACCTCTTCAAGAGAACACTTAATTGGCATTTTTAATGCATTGTCTCCTCTAATTCTTATGGCTGTTGCCTACAGGCTTATATGGTTTATAGAACATCATCACAGTTTTTATTACGCAGTGGGTTTAACCTCTGTGCTTTATCAATTAGTCCTCTTACTTCTCAAGCAAAAACTGTAGAGTTTTCATAGAATTTTCAAAAACCTATTACAAAGCCAGCAAATTTAGCCCAATCTGCTCAAGAAAAGAACAAGAGGGAGTATAAGAAAGAACTCTTGGAAGCTATATAACCCTACCTTTTTGCACTTAAGACACTCCTAAGAAGATTTTTATCTCCATCTACCCTCTCAAGCCTCGCGGACGCAGAACCTATAGCAAATTTTAATTCCATCCTAACCGGCAGGTTCGTTTCCTCATCTATCCACAAATACCATGTGCCTCTGGGTTTTAGTAGACCCTTTGTCTCTATATTAGGATGCACTTCTATCTTTCTTGCAATAAAAGAGCCCGCTGGCGTGTCTATTTTTTCTCTTCCTACAACACCGTAGGGTAGCAGGTATTCCTTATCGTCATAAAACATCTTTACTGTGCCCTTGTTTACCCTTGCACTATCTCTATACAGTATTAAGCTGGCTGTATAAGGGTCTACATAGCCTCTGTAGTTATATTCCTTCTCTTCTTTCTTTTCAATTTGTTCACTCAGTTTTACATATTTTATCTCAGTTGTCTTTATCTTACCACCACCAAAGATGTATTCTTGATATCTCTTAAACTCCCCCTCTTCTTGATAGTAAACAAAGCGTCTTGGAGAAAGGTCAGGAAGCTCTATCTCCGCATCACCCCTGTTGTATACCCTTTTTACCGCCTTACCCACATTTATGGTTCTCACAAAGCTTTCAACTTTAAGGTTGTTGTTTTGCTGTTTGTAAGTTATGCATGTCTCTGCCACAGGCATAAAGAAAAGATAAGCTCTATAGCAGGCTTTTAGCTCCTGGGCGAAGGAAAAACCCACAAACCCTAAAAGGACTGCAAAGACCTTAAATGCTCTATCCAAGACCTAAACTCCTCCGCCATGCTTGGATGGTTGTGCTTTAGAGCCTTTTGCACGCCTTCCTGTAGGACTTCTATAGCCTTTTCGTATTCGCCAAGCTCTTCGTAGCACTTAGCAAGAACGCGATAGCCTGCACCCTCATCTTCCTTTAGGCTTATATACTTTTCCATATGCCTTATGGTGTTTTGGTAATCTCTTAGCTTGTAGTATTCCAGTGCTAAAGAGTAATGCACCATAGGATTGTCTGGTGTCTTTTCCAACAAACTTTTAAAATACTCAAGCCTGTCCATTTTCTCTCCTTAGCTTTTCGTAGGCGGATATTACATACCCGAGGAAACTGTTTTCTGGCTGTGCACCCACAAACTCCGCAAGCCCTCTATTTATAACTATCTTTGGCACGCCCACAACCTGAAACCTCTCTGCCAGGTCCATGTTCTCGCTGGCATCAACTATTAGCGCGGTTATGTTATCGTTTGCCATGGCAAAATTCATAGCAGTTATGGCTGCGGAAGGACAGTATCCACAGGAGGTGGTAACAAAGACCATAATCTCCATGGGTAGGTCTATGCCTTTTAGCATTTCCACAGTCTTCTCTGATAGCCTTGGCTCTCTCTTTGATACTTGCACTATGCCCTGAACCAAAGTAGTAAACTCAAGCCCTGCAGGAAGACCTATGTAGCGTATGCCATAGTCCTTGTCGCCCTCTATCACTATAGTAGGCACCCTGTCAATACCATACTTCTGGCTTATTTCCTTGTCTACAAGAGGAGAGTAGACCTCCAGCTTTATCTTTTCTTGTTCCACATCCGCAAGTTCCTTCAAAAGTTCTTCCGCCACTTGGCAGGTCTCACAGCCTATAGCTTGAGAGAAGAGCTTTAGGTTTACTTGCTCCTTTAGCTCCTTTGAAAATATGTCTTTGAGCTGAGTCCTTACCTCAAGGTTAAGAAGCATTTTCTACCTCCTTCAGGTCCTTATTATATCCTTAAAATATAAACCATGAGAGACAAGAGAGCCATAATAACTGGTGGAAGCAAAGGTATAGGAAGGGCAATAGTAGAAAGACTTATAAAGGAGGGTTGGCAAGTTTGCACCTGTTCAAGAAAAGAAGAAGACCTAAGAAGATTAAAAGAAGAGCTGGGAAACCCTCAAAGTCTATACATAAGAGCCTGTGATGTGGGAGATAGGGTTTCTGTTATGGAATTTGTCCGCTTTTGCGTTCAGAATATGGGACGCATTGACCTTTTGGTAAACAACGCAAGCCTTCTGGGTGAAAGAGTTTCTATTGAGAACTATCCCGAAGATGTGTGGGAAGAGGTTATAAGGGTTAATGTAAATGGAGTTTTCTACATGACAAAATATGCAATTCCTCACATGAACTCTGGCTCGGTTATAGTTAATATGTCTTCTGGTGCTGGCAAAAGACCTGCACCCTACTGGGGAGCTTATGCGGTCTCCAAGTTTGGTATAGAAGGTTTTAGTCTACTCTTGGCAGAGGAGCTAAAAGATAAGAACATAAGGGTTTACGCCTTTAACCCCGGTGCCACCAAAACACAGATGAGAGCAAAAGCATATCCACATGAAGACCCAACGACCCTAAAGCCTCCAGAAAAAGTAGCGGACTTTATCCTAAGACTAATAAGCTCTAAAGTTCCAAGTGGTTCTTACGATTATAATGAGTAGAATATAAGTTATGACTAAATATTTAGGCTACTTAATCTTAAGCGTAGGCTTTATAATATCTCTTATAGCCTATATCTTTCAAGATAATCTTGTCCTTACGAAGCAAGCCTTTGCGGTAAGTATATCTATCTTTAGAATAAGCACCTTTTTTCTTCTCTTATACTTGAGCCTTACGCTAATTTCGCTTGGTCAAAGAGTTGTAAGTAGAAGGCTATACTTACTGGGAATTTTCCTAATACCCGCTTTAATTCCAGACCTTTTTCATATACTATCCTTTTCCTTTTTTCCTGATTTTATAACGGAAAACAAGAGACATAAAACCGCCTACCTTTATCTTTTTTCAAGAACTATGGTTATAGTAGCTCTTTATCTAAGCATATTTAGTGAAAAATTTTTCTCAAGAGAGGTGAACCAGAAGGTGCTTCCAGTAATTCTTACACTATTTTCCCTTTTTACCTCCTTAGGAATTGTCCTATATTACTCCCATCTTCCTCCCATATTCCTACAGATGGATAGTGTCAAGCCAACTTGGTATAAGACTGCCTACGATGTTATAAGTTTTGTGCTTTTATCCTTTATTGCGGTTTACATATACAGAAAAAAGGTCTTTGGAGAAAGGGTATCGCCCTATGTAAGTCTTTCTGTAGGTTTTCTCGCCCTTTCGGTTTTTACCTTTTCTCTTGCTCTCCACAAGCACGTGTTTGACTTCATGGTTCCTCTTGCCTCCTTTTATAGAGCGGTGGGTTATGGACTCTTTACCTTTAGCGTGCTCTATCTAAGCGTAAGAAAAGAGTCAAAGGCTATAATGGAATCTACAAGAAAGCTCTTGTTTCTCCTAATGAAGGAAAAGCCTTTCAAGGAAGGAGATATTTTCTACATAAAGTTGGGAAAAGGCACAACCTATGGTATTTCTAACCTTTTTATTTACGACCTCAAAGATAAAAAATGGCTTGCTCAGGCTTATGAAGAGGAAAAGAAGGATATGCCTGCTATAGAGCCTATGGAAATGGGTAAGTTTTTGCAGAATCTTGGTAAGACTTATCTGGATAGAGAATATCACTATAGCCTTTATGAAGATTATTTAGTCATAACAGAGATAACCTCTGAATACAACAGAGATGCGGAAAGCCCTCTTAAAAACCTACATATCCTCAATGTAGAGAGGCTTTTATTGGGATACTTTCTCAATTTGATAAATTTTGAAAGAGTAATAGAGGAAAAGACCAGAGAACTTCAAAGGCTTTACCTTCTTTTAGAAACCTCAGAATACGCTACTCAGGCATACAACAACATAGATACCTTTTCCAAACAGGTGCTTGAAAGGCTTGACTATACCCTTAAGATGGATGGAAGTGTTTTCTACATGTGGAACAAGAATGCAGAGCTTCCAGAAAG contains the following coding sequences:
- a CDS encoding DUF3108 domain-containing protein encodes the protein MDRAFKVFAVLLGFVGFSFAQELKACYRAYLFFMPVAETCITYKQQNNNLKVESFVRTINVGKAVKRVYNRGDAEIELPDLSPRRFVYYQEEGEFKRYQEYIFGGGKIKTTEIKYVKLSEQIEKKEEKEYNYRGYVDPYTASLILYRDSARVNKGTVKMFYDDKEYLLPYGVVGREKIDTPAGSFIARKIEVHPNIETKGLLKPRGTWYLWIDEETNLPVRMELKFAIGSASARLERVDGDKNLLRSVLSAKR
- a CDS encoding tetratricopeptide repeat protein; translated protein: MDRLEYFKSLLEKTPDNPMVHYSLALEYYKLRDYQNTIRHMEKYISLKEDEGAGYRVLAKCYEELGEYEKAIEVLQEGVQKALKHNHPSMAEEFRSWIEHLRSLQSF
- the pdo gene encoding protein disulfide oxidoreductase, coding for MLLNLEVRTQLKDIFSKELKEQVNLKLFSQAIGCETCQVAEELLKELADVEQEKIKLEVYSPLVDKEISQKYGIDRVPTIVIEGDKDYGIRYIGLPAGLEFTTLVQGIVQVSKREPRLSEKTVEMLKGIDLPMEIMVFVTTSCGYCPSAAITAMNFAMANDNITALIVDASENMDLAERFQVVGVPKIVINRGLAEFVGAQPENSFLGYVISAYEKLRRENGQA
- a CDS encoding SDR family NAD(P)-dependent oxidoreductase; amino-acid sequence: MRDKRAIITGGSKGIGRAIVERLIKEGWQVCTCSRKEEDLRRLKEELGNPQSLYIRACDVGDRVSVMEFVRFCVQNMGRIDLLVNNASLLGERVSIENYPEDVWEEVIRVNVNGVFYMTKYAIPHMNSGSVIVNMSSGAGKRPAPYWGAYAVSKFGIEGFSLLLAEELKDKNIRVYAFNPGATKTQMRAKAYPHEDPTTLKPPEKVADFILRLISSKVPSGSYDYNE